The Bacteroidia bacterium genome segment AAGGAACCCCATCATAAAAGTTAGGTAAAAGAAGCCCATGCCAATGAATGGAAGTTTCTTCGTCAAGTTCGTTTTTTACATAGATAACAGCATAATCTCCTTCTGTAAATCGAAGAGTTGGTCCTGGGATCTGGCCATTTATAGCCATTCCCATTACGGCTTTACCTGTGATATTTATACTTTTTTGATCTATGCTAAGATGATAGCTTGTTGTGTCCGTTTGGCCAATCAATGAGTTATACCCAATAATCATGACCCATAAAATGTACAAAGCTATGGGAAGTAATTTCATATGTTTTGATTTGTTTTCGTACCCAAGAACTAATGGGCTATAATTTCTTCAAAGGGTAATGATATTGATCTCTTTTCCCATTGGATTTTAATTATTCCTTTACCATTTCCTTTATCCTCAATGTTGTAAATGAGCCTTTCTGCTATCGGAAGGTCAACTTCTGGTGTCAATTCTACACGGATCACATCTTCTTCCTGCTTATAATCATCAGCCAGATGTTGTTCCCAGTTTTTATTGAGGATAAAGGTCCATTTTTCTTCTCCAGGAATAGTAAAAATGGCATAATCGCCTTTGGGAATTGACGTACCCTCTATCTCGATGTTTTCAGAAAAGCTAACTTTAGTAGCACTATGAGCACCGGTCACCCATACCTCTCCAAATGGCACAAGGCCGCCATAGATAATCCTTCCTCTTACGCCCGGAGAGTAGTAGGAAATTGAAACGTGAACATTCCCCACCTGACCATGGGCTTCTTTTGGAATACTTTTCTTTGTATTCTCAGGAAGGGTTTCTGCTTGTACAGCAGGCTCGTGATGATGCTGATCTTTTTGTTCTTGTCGATTTTGATTTTGACAGGAAATCAGTAGTAGCATCGCAATCCATGTAATAATGATATAGGATTTCATAATGTAGTTTTTATTTGTTGACATAATGTTGTTGGAGTACTAACTAGTTGCATTTGATAATTCTCAATTCGACTCCATTGGAAAAATTCTTTATGAAACTTATAGCTCATCTTCTACCTTTCCACAATGCAACATTTTATCACCGAAATAAGGATTATTCACTTCCTTTTCAGATGCCAGCCAATAGGCTCCTTTGTTGTTAAAGGCCATGGGACAATACTGGCGATAGAGGGTTGATTCATTGGCCTGAGTAGCCTTGGTTATTGCATAAACATTGTCTGAAAGCGTATTGAAATGGTCTCTTTGGTGAGCAGGATCTTGTGTTTCGGCTATATGTTCTGCATCGAAACGGATTTTTTTAAGGAGTTCATCCTCCTCATTTCCCAGAGCCTCGACAAGTTGAGTTGCGGCTTGGCTAGCCGTTTCTCCATTTGTCTGAACAAGCGCATCCTTTACCTGAAGATAGGCCTTCAGAATCTTCTGAACTTGTTCTTTAGGAATATCCATATCAGAAGCTGAAACTTCTGTTTGAGCAGCAGGTTTCATGTGATTTGCATGTTCTGCTTGGTCCTGATTCTGGCTTTGGCTCTCACCAGTACAAGCGAAAAGAGATAAAGCTAGAAGAATTACAAAAATGCTTAAGTTTAACGATTTGAAATAAGTCATGAGTTCTTTGAATTAATGATTATGAAATTGATTTGGATTAGTTTCTGATTTTTGAAAAAGGGCAGGCAATTGCTGTGTAACTGAGCCGCAAGAGAGCATTTTATCCCCGAAATAAGGGTTTCGAATTTCCTCTTGCAGACTTAGCCAGTTTGCTCCTTGATTATTCATGGCCATCGGACAGTGTTGAATAAATACCGTATCCCCTTTTATTCCCAGTACCTGCACGGCTTCAATAAGTCCTGAGGAAAGAAAACTGAATTGATTACGCTGCTCAGCTAGTTCTTCACCAGAGACAATGTTTCCAGCATGATTCTTTAGGGCTTTGGCCTGTTGCATCCAGTAGGCATGGATTTCTCCTTTTACCAGGCTCATGTCAATGTTCTCCAATCCTGAAAGAAATATCTGAGCTTGTTTCATGGCAACTTGGGCATTGGACTGAATCAAAGCATCTTTCAATGGGAAATAAGCAGCTAAAAGTTCGGATAATTGGTCCTTGAACATAGGAGAGGTGAGGGTTGTGAAATCAGGTAAATCGGAAACCTTATCTTCAGCATTTCCTACCAGGCGGTTCATCATGCTTTGCTGATTATTAAGCTGGGCTGCGGCATCAATAGAAAAACTGCCATAGCTAACTACTTCATCTCCAGCTTGAAGGCCATTCTTGACGAGATAACTGCTTCCCACTCTTTCTCCTAGTTCAACTTCCTGATAGCGGAAAGAAGGAACATTCATATTAGGTACTTGCACGTAGACTACTGAACGCTTTCCTGTCCATAGGACTGCAGATTTAGGGAGGAGTAGTTGCTCTTTTTCTGAAGAAGAGGAAAGCAGCTCACCTCTAACAAACATTTCGGGTTTAAGAGTCCGATTGGCATTTGATACTTCTCCTCTAATGGAGGCAACTCGGGTTCTAGGATTGATGACCGGATCAATAAAAGTGATATGAGTCGTAAAGGCTTTTCCGGGAACTGATGGTGTGGTAAAGCGAATGTCATCTCCTAGCTTAATTTGAGCAAGATCTTCCTCATAGGCATCAAACAATACCCAGACCCGGTTCAGATTGACCAAATCAAACAGTACCCCGCCTTGTTTTACATAGTCTCCTACCGAAACCCGTCGAGTTGTTACTACACCTGAAGCATCTGCATAGATGTCAAAGGTCTCCTGTATGGAATCACTTGCTTCCATTGCAGTAATTTGAGCCTCTGAAAGCTTCCAATATGCCAGTTTTTGTTTTGCGGAAGTAAGCAGGCCGGGGTTTCTGTCTTTGAGTTTATTTGCCTGGATCAGCTCCTGTTGGGCAGTAATAAGTTCCGGAGAATAGAGCTTAGCTATTTTCTGTCCTCGCCTAACGTATTCCCCTTCGAATGACACAAAGAGCTTTTCAATGCGGCCAGGAATATGGGCCACCTGACTGGCAGCCAAACGTTCATCCTCCTGGATTTTTCCAGAAAGACTTAGTATTTTTTCTGCCGTTCCACTTTTTCCAATTACAGTCGTTTCTATTTGGGCAAGTTTGACTGCTCCTGTCGTCATTTCTAGAATAAGCGGATCCGATGAAGTATTTTCCTCCAATGGAATGAGCTCCATTCCACAAATGGGACAACTTCCTGGCTCATTCTGACGAATCTGCGGGTGCATGGAGCAGGTCCAAATGGTTTCTTCAGCTTCATGAACATGAGCTAAATCTCCTTCAGGCATAGGGACTGGAGAGGGCTGAAAAATCAAGTACCCCAAGCCCAGACCTAATGCAACAGCAAGGAATAAGCCTGCAATAATAAGATGTGTTTTATATTGATTCAATCGTTTATTCATGATTTATCATTTTAGTTAATAAGGTAAATACCGCTCGATTCCTGCTTTAGAAAGATGGCTTCTCACCACAGCCTGGAGCTGACGAAGCTCATATTCGTTCAGAGACACTTCCAATTGTAAGAGTTCATCAAAACTTCGAGACTGGCTTGTATAATCAGCTTCCAGAATTTGAATGGCGGATTGTGTCGTTTGGATTTGTTGCTGGTAGAGTCCCAGATCAAGACGAGTATCTTCATAGTCAGCATAAGCCTTTTCAATCATAGCCTCAAATAGGCTTATAGTTTCCTGTTTTTGAGCTTCAATAGCTTCTATGCGGAACCGCTCTTCGCGGTCTTTCGCCTGATATTTTTTCCTGTAAAGCGGAATAGAAATAGTGGCTCGGATCTGAAAAGCATCCCTTCCATTATTGCTAGGAAAAGCATCGCTCCTTTGCCCGGTATTGATGTAGTCTGCCCCGATCCCAAAGGAAGGTTTCCCCTGGAATTTATTTACCTGGATAGCCGCCTGGGATGCTTCTTGCTGAAGCTCGAATATTCTAATTATAGGGTGAGAAGAACGTATTTTAGCTATCAGGGTATCTTGTGAGATTTTCAGCTCAGCAAGGGAGAGACTATCAGGTACTAGAACCTGGGCGTCTAAGTTTCGCTGAAGAATCTGGTTGATTTCTGCCAGAGGCTTTCGTTTGCGATTCTCCAGTACTTGAAGCCTTTGAGTAAGTTCATCTATCTTCAGATCAAGTCGCAAAACATCCGCCAGGCTCGCTTTGCCACTAGATACCTTTACCTCAGCCAATTCTTTCAGAGATTCAAACAGCGCAATATTCCGCTGAATGATGACCTGTGAAGCTTGTAATTCATATAAAACAAAGTAGGCCTGAGAAATGCGATATCTGAGTTCCAACTCTGTCGCTGCAATTCGTTCAAACTTTGCCCTGGCTAGAGTAATGGCCCAATCCTCTTGTGCTTTTAAGGTTCCAAACCATGGGAACATTTGTGTAATACCTATTCTCCCTCGTTGTGGTCCAAGCCGGGTTTCCACCGGTAGAATAAAGGCCCCCACTCCAATTTCTGGATTCAGCAACTGACTCATCTGAGGAGCCTTTTCCAAAGCAGCGTGATACTCTTTTTTCAGGGCTTTTAACTCCTGATTGACTACTACGGCCATTTGTAATAATTCATCCGGACTTTGAGCGTCGGCTTTTTGAGTAAAAACCAAAATGATGTTCAAAGCCAACAGGATATGTATGATTATCTTCCTCATGATTTTTTTCTTTGTTCAACATTGAATTGCCATTCCTGCCAAAGGGAGTAAAGAACAGGAACCGTAAACATAGTCAGGCTTTGTAGGACCATCCCTCCAAAGGAGGGGATAGCCATCGGTAACATGATGTCCGCACCTCTTCCAGTTGAAGTTAAAATCGGAAGCAAGGCCAGGATGGTAGTTGCCGTTGTCATCATGGCAGGACGAACACGGCGCATACCTCCAGCAACTACTGCATCCCGTATTTCGGCGATATCGCTGGGATTATTGCTGCGGAAACTATCTCTTAGAAATGTTGCGACGAGTACCCCATCATCTGTTGCAATGCCAAATAAGGCAAGGAATCCAACCCATACGGCAACGCTTAGATTGATAGTTTCAACCTGAAATAAGTCACGTAGATTGGTTCCAAATAGTGTAAAATCCAGGAACCAGGGCTGGTCATACAAGCCGATCATCAGGAACCCTCCTGAAAAGGCGATAAAGACCCCAGTAAAAACCATTAGCGAAGTAATTACTGAGCTAAATTGGAAATAGAGTATGAGAAAAATTAAGCCTAAGGCAATCGGGACCACGAGGGCCAATCGTTTGCTGGCTCGTACCTGCTGCTCATAGTTTCCAGCAAATCGATAACTAATACCTGCAGGAACTTCAAGTGCCCCTACTTCAATTTGACCTTCAAGGTAGCTTTGAGCTTGATTCACAACTTCCACTTCCGAATAGCCATCTTCGCGATCAAAGAGAACATATCCGATAAGAAAACCATCTTCACTTTTGATGGATTGTGGCCCTTGTTTGTATTTAATTTTTACCAGCTCCCCAAGCGGAATTTGTCCGCCATTAGAAGAAGGGAGTAGCACTCGCTGCAATACTTCCGGATCATCTCTTAACTCTCGGGGATAGCGAATTCGAATGGCATAGCGTTCCCGGCCTTCCACTGTAGTGGTCATATTCATTCCCCCTATGGCAGCCTGAATATAGCGTTGGACA includes the following:
- a CDS encoding DUF2911 domain-containing protein: MKSYIIITWIAMLLLISCQNQNRQEQKDQHHHEPAVQAETLPENTKKSIPKEAHGQVGNVHVSISYYSPGVRGRIIYGGLVPFGEVWVTGAHSATKVSFSENIEIEGTSIPKGDYAIFTIPGEEKWTFILNKNWEQHLADDYKQEEDVIRVELTPEVDLPIAERLIYNIEDKGNGKGIIKIQWEKRSISLPFEEIIAH
- a CDS encoding DUF3347 domain-containing protein, coding for MKPAAQTEVSASDMDIPKEQVQKILKAYLQVKDALVQTNGETASQAATQLVEALGNEEDELLKKIRFDAEHIAETQDPAHQRDHFNTLSDNVYAITKATQANESTLYRQYCPMAFNNKGAYWLASEKEVNNPYFGDKMLHCGKVEDEL
- a CDS encoding efflux RND transporter periplasmic adaptor subunit, with amino-acid sequence MNKRLNQYKTHLIIAGLFLAVALGLGLGYLIFQPSPVPMPEGDLAHVHEAEETIWTCSMHPQIRQNEPGSCPICGMELIPLEENTSSDPLILEMTTGAVKLAQIETTVIGKSGTAEKILSLSGKIQEDERLAASQVAHIPGRIEKLFVSFEGEYVRRGQKIAKLYSPELITAQQELIQANKLKDRNPGLLTSAKQKLAYWKLSEAQITAMEASDSIQETFDIYADASGVVTTRRVSVGDYVKQGGVLFDLVNLNRVWVLFDAYEEDLAQIKLGDDIRFTTPSVPGKAFTTHITFIDPVINPRTRVASIRGEVSNANRTLKPEMFVRGELLSSSSEKEQLLLPKSAVLWTGKRSVVYVQVPNMNVPSFRYQEVELGERVGSSYLVKNGLQAGDEVVSYGSFSIDAAAQLNNQQSMMNRLVGNAEDKVSDLPDFTTLTSPMFKDQLSELLAAYFPLKDALIQSNAQVAMKQAQIFLSGLENIDMSLVKGEIHAYWMQQAKALKNHAGNIVSGEELAEQRNQFSFLSSGLIEAVQVLGIKGDTVFIQHCPMAMNNQGANWLSLQEEIRNPYFGDKMLSCGSVTQQLPALFQKSETNPNQFHNH
- a CDS encoding TolC family protein, encoding MRKIIIHILLALNIILVFTQKADAQSPDELLQMAVVVNQELKALKKEYHAALEKAPQMSQLLNPEIGVGAFILPVETRLGPQRGRIGITQMFPWFGTLKAQEDWAITLARAKFERIAATELELRYRISQAYFVLYELQASQVIIQRNIALFESLKELAEVKVSSGKASLADVLRLDLKIDELTQRLQVLENRKRKPLAEINQILQRNLDAQVLVPDSLSLAELKISQDTLIAKIRSSHPIIRIFELQQEASQAAIQVNKFQGKPSFGIGADYINTGQRSDAFPSNNGRDAFQIRATISIPLYRKKYQAKDREERFRIEAIEAQKQETISLFEAMIEKAYADYEDTRLDLGLYQQQIQTTQSAIQILEADYTSQSRSFDELLQLEVSLNEYELRQLQAVVRSHLSKAGIERYLPY